The Methanohalophilus portucalensis genome window below encodes:
- a CDS encoding DUF2953 domain-containing protein: MWPMIIFSVLLLLLVVAILFFFVAFDVTFRFTLEKNSYKTNLKITWLGISRNIKPSSNKKNEQQEDEIKTERSVKHNPTIVNDLSSYSSIFFEIKNPIFRFVSDTLKAIHFRSFSLDMRYGFDDPAYTGILCGFLHAALGIVKRSCPQCNYQIVPCFNNEILEIDASGSFRIRLYRFIPGILRFMSRKVVIRNLWISLRNKY; the protein is encoded by the coding sequence ATGTGGCCTATGATTATTTTTTCTGTACTTTTGCTGCTTTTGGTAGTGGCAATTTTATTCTTTTTTGTCGCATTTGATGTAACATTCAGGTTTACATTAGAAAAAAACAGTTACAAAACAAACCTGAAAATAACCTGGTTGGGAATCTCCAGAAATATCAAACCTTCCAGCAATAAAAAAAATGAACAACAAGAGGATGAAATTAAAACAGAACGTTCGGTAAAACACAATCCAACTATTGTAAATGATCTTTCATCGTACTCTTCTATTTTTTTTGAGATCAAAAATCCCATCTTCAGGTTTGTATCAGACACCTTAAAAGCTATCCATTTTCGTTCTTTTTCTCTTGATATGAGATATGGTTTTGATGATCCCGCATATACAGGCATTCTGTGTGGGTTTTTACATGCGGCTCTTGGAATAGTTAAGCGCAGTTGCCCTCAATGCAATTATCAGATTGTTCCCTGTTTTAATAATGAAATTTTAGAAATAGATGCCTCTGGAAGTTTTCGTATCAGGCTGTACAGATTTATACCGGGTATACTACGTTTCATGTCCAGAAAGGTTGTGATCAGAAACCTGTGGATATCTTTGAGGAATAAATATTGA
- a CDS encoding diphthine--ammonia ligase: protein MKIQGKSNTNGNKKSAITIVDSGLCERESHVLAEKLDTLLKDENGDLQDPGLYIEDFKRDLIGGLAFIARSNHWITCATDVLGVKSLWYSTEDGFAVASEKKYLEMTGYYNIEKVDPRSTLSYDTEEGTLHIYSNYELKPYVEPATKQPDEIIEQLYRLLGESVSRCLPPSMIGILFSGGVDSTLVSMLCKKYSKQDICCYVTGLENEIQAPDVQHAQKIANKLELPLKVIEVSLEETEEILKKIVPLIETTSVPMVGVALPTYIAARAAKEDGINVLFTGSGADEMFGGYNRHKKATDLNNECLKDTINIHLEDTYRDGLIASELKLDLRSPFLNKHVAEYALGIPAALKLNENGNKMILRQVAERAGIPAEFALRNKKAAQYGSKFDRAIEKLAKRAGYKNKTDYLKNMEKNYKPKLGVLFSSGKDCHFAMYKMEEAGYPIKCLITVKSKNPDSYMFHTPNINMASLQSEAMGIPLIEQETAGEKEVELDDLKKAIEKAKKEYGIEGVVTGALYSTYQKERIEGICSELGMNVYSPLWHMDQEEEMHKLLEENFHFLFSSIAAYGLSSKWLGKEITKKEIDELVKLNDKIGLNVAGEGGEFESFVLDCPLYSKRIEIKKSTIIDIDEYTARLNIEDAILVQKDRTQRE from the coding sequence ATGAAAATACAAGGAAAATCCAATACAAATGGAAATAAAAAATCAGCTATCACTATTGTAGATAGTGGTTTATGTGAAAGGGAATCACATGTTCTTGCAGAGAAACTGGACACTCTCCTGAAAGATGAAAATGGGGATCTGCAAGATCCAGGACTGTATATCGAAGATTTTAAGAGAGACTTAATTGGTGGCCTTGCCTTCATAGCAAGAAGCAATCATTGGATTACCTGTGCAACTGATGTGCTAGGAGTGAAATCTCTATGGTATTCTACAGAAGATGGTTTTGCGGTTGCATCTGAAAAGAAATATCTTGAAATGACTGGTTATTATAATATTGAAAAAGTTGACCCGCGAAGTACCCTTAGTTATGATACAGAAGAGGGGACATTACATATATACAGTAATTATGAACTGAAACCATATGTTGAACCTGCAACAAAACAACCTGATGAAATCATAGAACAATTATATCGGCTGCTTGGGGAATCTGTAAGCAGATGTCTTCCTCCTTCCATGATAGGGATTTTGTTTTCCGGAGGGGTGGATTCCACACTTGTAAGCATGCTTTGCAAAAAATATAGCAAGCAAGATATCTGTTGCTATGTAACAGGACTTGAAAATGAAATCCAGGCACCCGATGTACAGCATGCACAAAAAATAGCAAACAAGCTGGAGTTGCCTCTGAAAGTTATTGAAGTATCTCTTGAGGAAACAGAAGAAATCCTGAAAAAAATCGTTCCCTTGATAGAAACTACAAGTGTACCCATGGTGGGGGTTGCCCTGCCAACTTATATAGCAGCCCGGGCAGCAAAAGAGGATGGGATCAACGTTCTTTTTACGGGTAGCGGGGCAGATGAAATGTTCGGTGGCTATAACAGGCACAAAAAAGCCACTGACCTGAACAATGAATGTCTGAAGGATACAATAAACATCCATCTGGAAGATACTTACCGGGACGGATTGATTGCATCCGAACTGAAGCTGGACTTACGCTCCCCTTTCCTGAACAAGCATGTTGCAGAATATGCTCTGGGAATCCCTGCTGCCCTTAAGCTTAATGAAAATGGCAATAAAATGATACTGCGCCAGGTGGCTGAAAGGGCCGGAATTCCTGCAGAGTTTGCACTCAGGAATAAAAAGGCTGCCCAGTATGGGAGCAAGTTTGACAGGGCTATCGAAAAACTTGCAAAACGAGCTGGTTATAAAAATAAAACGGATTATCTGAAGAACATGGAAAAAAACTACAAACCAAAACTTGGAGTACTGTTCAGTTCGGGAAAGGATTGTCACTTCGCAATGTACAAAATGGAAGAGGCAGGATATCCGATCAAATGCCTAATCACAGTAAAAAGCAAAAATCCGGATTCCTATATGTTCCATACACCCAACATCAATATGGCATCCCTTCAATCCGAAGCTATGGGGATACCCCTTATTGAACAGGAGACAGCAGGGGAAAAAGAAGTTGAGCTTGATGATTTGAAAAAAGCAATCGAGAAGGCAAAGAAAGAATATGGGATCGAAGGAGTTGTAACCGGTGCCCTGTATTCAACATACCAGAAAGAGCGAATAGAAGGTATCTGTTCAGAACTCGGAATGAATGTGTATTCACCTCTATGGCATATGGACCAGGAAGAAGAAATGCACAAATTGCTGGAAGAAAATTTTCATTTTCTATTCAGTAGCATAGCAGCTTATGGTTTAAGCAGCAAGTGGCTGGGCAAGGAAATTACCAAAAAAGAGATCGATGAACTGGTAAAACTAAACGATAAAATCGGGCTGAATGTCGCCGGAGAAGGAGGAGAATTTGAAAGTTTCGTTCTTGACTGTCCCCTATACTCCAAAAGAATAGAAATAAAAAAGAGCACTATCATAGATATTGATGAGTATACTGCACGCCTTAATATAGAGGATGCTATACTTGTACAAAAGGACAGGACACAAAGGGAGTGA
- a CDS encoding class I SAM-dependent methyltransferase, translated as MSFDNPGFFEKLRMEVLWNRLGSFRYKQYIQGLQLKGDENILDFGCGGGAASKHIANALSDSGNLVCIDTSAFWLEKAKKRMKDFSNVEFVCERIEDADLPDNYFDSVFIHFVLHDIEEKYRQEIINSLAGKLKETGLIYIREPTKHDHGMSPVEIVEHMKKAGLAELSGRHGEYFRWPHYTGVFRK; from the coding sequence ATGAGCTTTGATAACCCTGGTTTTTTCGAAAAATTGCGAATGGAAGTTCTCTGGAACCGTTTGGGAAGTTTCCGCTATAAACAATATATTCAGGGTCTGCAGTTGAAAGGTGATGAAAATATTCTGGATTTTGGATGCGGAGGAGGCGCGGCTTCAAAGCATATAGCAAACGCCCTTTCAGACAGTGGCAATCTGGTTTGCATTGACACCTCTGCTTTCTGGCTGGAGAAAGCAAAAAAACGGATGAAGGACTTTTCCAACGTTGAGTTTGTCTGCGAAAGGATCGAAGATGCAGATCTGCCTGATAATTATTTTGATTCCGTTTTCATTCATTTTGTCCTCCATGATATTGAGGAAAAGTACAGGCAGGAAATAATAAATTCTCTTGCAGGCAAACTTAAGGAAACTGGTCTTATCTACATCAGGGAACCAACCAAGCATGATCATGGTATGTCCCCTGTAGAAATAGTAGAACACATGAAAAAAGCAGGTCTTGCAGAACTTTCCGGCAGGCATGGGGAGTATTTCAGGTGGCCACATTATACCGGTGTTTTCCGTAAGTAA
- a CDS encoding cytochrome P460 family protein, giving the protein MKKTMILLTILMSMFLVIGCTDYGNGDETAPEGTASVTGADVYSMITEDSDYRQWDLWPGAGEFYESSGAHGELLTTYVTEDAKIAIENREGVLPEGSIVVKEGYTSDRQLSNIVVMYKVEGYDPEHNDWFWASYSPEGEVLVEGQVDGCINCHNSAKDNDYLFTSDIG; this is encoded by the coding sequence ATGAAAAAGACAATGATTTTACTTACAATCCTGATGAGCATGTTTTTGGTTATCGGTTGTACAGATTACGGCAACGGTGATGAAACTGCCCCGGAAGGCACAGCATCAGTAACTGGTGCTGATGTTTATAGCATGATTACAGAAGACTCTGATTACAGGCAATGGGATCTCTGGCCGGGTGCCGGGGAATTTTATGAGAGTAGTGGTGCACATGGGGAATTACTCACAACTTATGTAACAGAGGATGCCAAAATCGCAATTGAGAACAGGGAAGGTGTCCTGCCCGAGGGAAGTATTGTCGTTAAGGAAGGGTACACATCCGACAGGCAACTCAGCAACATAGTTGTGATGTATAAGGTAGAAGGTTATGATCCGGAACATAATGATTGGTTCTGGGCATCCTATTCACCTGAAGGTGAAGTCCTTGTGGAAGGACAGGTGGATGGTTGCATTAACTGTCACAATTCTGCAAAGGACAATGACTATCTTTTCACCAGTGACATTGGCTGA
- a CDS encoding flavodoxin family protein: MKVVGFVGSPRKDGNTDVLVQQVLDGASENGADVRKFNINAMDFQGCQACGYCKAHERCKLDDDMEKALDAIIDADGIVFGSPIYFGQFTGQARSFIDRFYSLINPDFSPRINAGKKLVLVGSQGFPEKSQYKSVFEEFGGLMNQFFGMEIKNTLLGAGYYEPGAVKENTELMDEAKIAGNEMLD, encoded by the coding sequence GTGAAAGTTGTAGGTTTTGTAGGAAGCCCACGTAAAGATGGGAATACAGATGTACTTGTACAGCAAGTACTTGACGGTGCCTCCGAGAACGGTGCTGATGTAAGGAAATTCAATATCAATGCGATGGATTTCCAGGGATGTCAGGCATGCGGCTACTGTAAAGCCCATGAAAGATGCAAACTCGATGATGATATGGAAAAAGCCCTGGATGCGATCATTGATGCAGATGGTATTGTTTTTGGATCTCCGATATATTTCGGTCAGTTCACGGGTCAGGCACGTTCATTCATAGACAGGTTCTATTCTCTGATAAACCCGGATTTCTCTCCGCGTATCAATGCCGGTAAGAAACTTGTATTGGTGGGTTCCCAAGGGTTCCCCGAAAAGAGTCAGTACAAATCGGTATTTGAAGAGTTTGGGGGACTGATGAACCAGTTTTTCGGAATGGAAATCAAGAATACATTGCTTGGTGCCGGCTACTATGAGCCCGGAGCAGTGAAAGAGAACACTGAATTAATGGATGAGGCAAAAATTGCCGGAAACGAAATGCTCGACTGA
- the mpgP gene encoding mannosyl-3-phosphoglycerate phosphatase has product MKYIIFTDLDGTLIDHDTYSYEAALDAIKLLDQKDIPLIFCTSKTRAEIEVYVKELNIRHPFISENGGAIFIPRGYFNVDFEYTSENEDYEIIELGTRYEELRRVLSIIRDRTSLPITGFGDLNAEEVSEDTGLGIESATLAKKREYDEAFKMEDDSGTELLKEHILAQGLNFTRGGRYWHLMGDNDKGMAVSILTELYRKIHPSVVSVGLGDSQNDLPMLQTVDVAFLVQKPDGKHDPSIEDDDIIRVEGIGPEGWNRAILKLIGSNENRDTV; this is encoded by the coding sequence ATGAAATATATTATTTTTACTGATCTTGATGGTACGTTGATTGATCATGATACCTATTCATATGAAGCTGCCCTTGATGCAATAAAATTGCTTGATCAAAAGGATATTCCCCTGATTTTCTGTACCAGTAAGACCCGCGCTGAAATAGAGGTTTATGTTAAGGAACTAAATATTCGTCATCCTTTTATTTCTGAAAACGGAGGGGCGATCTTTATCCCCCGTGGCTATTTCAATGTAGACTTTGAGTATACAAGCGAAAATGAGGATTATGAAATAATTGAACTTGGAACTCGCTATGAAGAGCTTCGCAGAGTACTTTCAATTATTCGAGATCGTACCTCTCTTCCGATTACTGGTTTTGGTGACCTGAACGCTGAAGAGGTAAGTGAGGATACGGGTCTTGGCATTGAATCTGCAACACTTGCCAAAAAAAGGGAATATGATGAAGCCTTTAAAATGGAAGATGATTCAGGAACAGAACTGCTCAAAGAGCATATTCTTGCACAGGGGTTAAATTTCACCAGAGGCGGAAGATACTGGCATTTGATGGGGGATAATGATAAAGGAATGGCAGTTTCGATATTGACTGAATTATACAGGAAAATTCATCCCTCAGTGGTCAGTGTGGGACTCGGAGATAGTCAGAACGACCTGCCCATGTTACAGACGGTGGATGTGGCTTTCCTTGTCCAGAAACCAGATGGTAAACATGATCCTTCCATTGAGGATGATGATATAATCAGGGTTGAAGGTATCGGGCCTGAGGGGTGGAACCGTGCAATTCTTAAATTAATCGGATCTAATGAGAACAGAGATACAGTTTGA
- the pyk gene encoding pyruvate kinase, whose amino-acid sequence MKLPDHRTKIVCTIGPASSPEPVLRQLILKGMNVARINFSHGDLKKHREVIQRIRSLSTELGVTVAILADLPGPRIRVGDLENEPLTIEKGDTVYLTPLDIEGGKNIIPVNYKRLYESVSPGSNVFLNDGFIQLRCLGNTDKGVECKVEIGGYLTSHKGVNLPGSRIFLDAVTDDDLRFMKFALDEEINIFSLSFVESASDIEKLRQFAQQHGESIYVVAKIEREEAVKNIDDILEHTDAIMLARGDLGVETPIQQVPVLQKEIIHKANLRGKPVITATHMLESMTENIRPTRAEATDVSNAILDGTDALMLSGETAVGKYPIETVLMMTGIASRTEKWRNETGWGTELLTKGIDELTMSVSDVIALQVYQAIKRLKVDHTVTPTISGQTPRRISRFKPDCWIFAMSRRQEICETLALSYGVYPIYSPNKGGSWEQTASTLLKENQIASVGDLIVFTEGQSPGKPGGTNMLKILQIE is encoded by the coding sequence ATGAAATTACCAGATCACCGTACCAAAATTGTATGCACGATTGGCCCGGCTTCCAGTCCTGAACCCGTACTCAGGCAATTGATACTTAAGGGGATGAATGTAGCCAGGATTAATTTTTCTCATGGTGATCTGAAAAAACACAGAGAAGTTATTCAAAGGATCCGTAGTTTATCAACTGAACTGGGAGTAACTGTGGCCATTCTTGCCGACCTGCCCGGCCCCAGAATAAGGGTTGGAGACCTGGAAAACGAACCTTTAACTATTGAAAAGGGAGATACTGTTTATCTTACCCCTCTGGATATAGAAGGTGGGAAAAACATCATACCGGTAAATTACAAAAGGCTTTATGAGAGTGTAAGCCCGGGAAGCAATGTATTTCTCAATGATGGTTTTATCCAGCTTAGATGTCTGGGTAATACCGATAAAGGGGTAGAATGCAAGGTTGAGATCGGGGGTTATCTCACATCACACAAAGGAGTGAATTTGCCAGGCTCCCGCATCTTTCTGGATGCTGTTACTGATGATGACCTGAGATTCATGAAGTTTGCCCTGGATGAAGAAATAAACATATTCAGCCTCTCATTTGTAGAAAGTGCATCTGATATTGAAAAGTTGCGACAATTCGCCCAGCAGCATGGTGAGTCCATTTATGTCGTGGCAAAAATAGAAAGGGAAGAAGCGGTAAAAAACATAGATGATATTCTTGAGCATACCGATGCCATAATGCTTGCAAGAGGGGATCTGGGAGTGGAAACCCCAATCCAGCAAGTACCGGTTTTGCAAAAAGAGATTATACATAAGGCAAATCTGCGGGGTAAACCTGTCATTACTGCAACACATATGCTTGAGTCAATGACAGAAAATATTCGTCCGACACGTGCAGAGGCCACTGATGTGTCCAATGCAATACTTGACGGAACCGATGCCCTGATGTTATCCGGGGAAACGGCGGTAGGAAAATACCCGATTGAAACCGTGCTGATGATGACTGGAATTGCTTCAAGGACTGAAAAATGGAGAAATGAAACTGGCTGGGGAACTGAATTGCTTACAAAGGGCATCGATGAACTTACCATGTCAGTTAGTGATGTTATTGCCCTGCAGGTTTACCAGGCAATCAAACGTTTGAAAGTAGACCACACTGTAACACCCACCATTTCCGGCCAGACTCCGCGCAGGATTTCCCGATTTAAACCCGATTGCTGGATATTCGCTATGAGCAGAAGACAGGAAATATGTGAAACCCTTGCCCTTTCATATGGGGTTTATCCTATATATTCCCCGAATAAAGGTGGCAGCTGGGAACAAACTGCCTCTACATTGCTGAAAGAAAATCAGATAGCATCGGTTGGCGATCTCATAGTCTTCACAGAAGGGCAGTCTCCCGGTAAACCGGGAGGGACCAATATGCTGAAAATTTTGCAGATTGAATGA
- a CDS encoding ribulose-bisphosphate carboxylase, which produces MSSTIEDLVQSLNPKQQGYVNLELPDPTNGEYLLTVFRLVPGGEMNMLQAAAEIAAESSTGTNFRVNTETKFSKVMNALVYQMDLERELVWIAYPWRLFDRGGNVQNILTYIVGNVLGMKEISALKLLDVWFPPSMLEQYDGPGFTVDDMRSYLGVYDRPILGTIVKPKMGLTSAEYAEVCYDFWAGGGDFVKNDEPQANQDFCPYDKMVKHVKEAMDKAVKETGKKKVHSFNVSAPDFDTMIERCEMIRNAGFEPGSYAFLIDGITAGWMAIQTIRRRYPDVFLHFHRAAHGAFTRPENPIGFSVLVLSKFARLAGASGIHTGTAGVGKMKGTPEEDVVAAHGIQYLSSHGHFFDQSWAKIMETDKDAIELVNEDIAHHVILEKDSWRGMKKCCPIVSGGLNPVRLKPFIDVMGNVDFITTMGSGVHAHPEGTRSGAKALVQACDAYLQEIDVRDYAKNHRELAQAIEFFPEK; this is translated from the coding sequence ATGAGCTCAACTATTGAAGATTTAGTCCAGTCATTAAATCCCAAACAGCAAGGTTATGTAAATCTCGAATTGCCCGACCCGACCAACGGTGAATACCTGCTTACGGTTTTCAGGCTAGTTCCCGGTGGGGAGATGAATATGCTACAGGCAGCAGCTGAAATCGCAGCGGAATCATCAACGGGTACGAATTTCAGGGTAAATACCGAGACGAAGTTCTCAAAGGTCATGAATGCCCTGGTCTACCAGATGGACCTGGAAAGGGAACTTGTGTGGATAGCCTATCCCTGGAGACTTTTTGACCGGGGAGGCAATGTACAGAACATCCTGACCTACATCGTGGGAAACGTCCTTGGAATGAAAGAGATATCTGCCCTTAAACTGCTGGATGTCTGGTTTCCTCCCTCAATGCTTGAACAATATGACGGGCCCGGTTTCACAGTCGATGATATGCGCAGTTACCTTGGAGTTTACGACAGGCCAATTCTTGGTACCATCGTGAAACCCAAAATGGGATTGACCTCTGCCGAATATGCCGAAGTCTGTTATGACTTCTGGGCAGGCGGCGGGGATTTTGTCAAGAATGACGAACCACAGGCAAATCAGGACTTCTGTCCCTACGACAAGATGGTAAAGCATGTAAAAGAAGCCATGGACAAGGCAGTAAAGGAAACGGGGAAGAAAAAAGTCCATTCATTCAACGTCTCGGCACCGGACTTTGACACCATGATTGAGCGCTGCGAAATGATCAGGAATGCAGGATTTGAGCCCGGAAGTTATGCTTTCCTCATCGACGGTATTACCGCCGGGTGGATGGCTATCCAGACAATCAGAAGGCGTTATCCAGATGTTTTCCTGCATTTCCACAGAGCCGCTCACGGTGCCTTCACACGTCCGGAAAATCCCATAGGTTTTTCCGTGCTGGTACTGTCTAAATTCGCACGTCTGGCAGGCGCCTCCGGCATCCATACGGGTACCGCAGGAGTTGGAAAAATGAAAGGAACTCCTGAGGAAGATGTAGTTGCAGCCCACGGTATTCAGTACCTGAGTTCACATGGTCATTTCTTCGACCAGAGCTGGGCCAAGATCATGGAAACGGATAAGGATGCCATAGAACTTGTGAATGAAGACATAGCCCATCATGTCATACTGGAAAAAGACAGCTGGAGAGGCATGAAAAAATGTTGTCCCATTGTTTCCGGTGGACTGAACCCCGTCAGGCTGAAGCCCTTCATTGATGTAATGGGTAATGTTGATTTCATCACGACCATGGGATCAGGAGTACATGCCCATCCTGAAGGAACCCGTTCAGGAGCCAAAGCACTGGTACAGGCATGTGATGCCTATCTGCAGGAAATTGATGTCAGGGATTATGCCAAAAATCACAGGGAACTTGCCCAGGCTATTGAATTCTTCCCGGAAAAATGA
- a CDS encoding GerW family sporulation protein produces MGVEDVMKEVSEELERLVSTKTVVGEAMEAGGKTIIPISKVSFGFGSGGGEDNKSATESSFGGGGGAGAKIDPVAFLVISEEDVKLLRVSGKGDIDKVIEAVPELIGKFKGMKGKKHASDRPEEVKEESDKEEKD; encoded by the coding sequence ATGGGAGTAGAAGATGTAATGAAAGAGGTCTCTGAGGAACTTGAGAGACTTGTCAGCACTAAAACCGTTGTAGGAGAAGCGATGGAAGCAGGTGGAAAAACTATCATACCCATCAGCAAAGTGTCCTTTGGTTTTGGTAGCGGTGGCGGTGAAGATAATAAAAGTGCAACCGAATCGAGCTTTGGTGGTGGCGGCGGTGCAGGTGCAAAAATAGATCCTGTTGCATTTCTTGTTATATCTGAAGAAGACGTAAAGTTGTTGCGTGTATCCGGCAAAGGCGATATTGATAAGGTCATTGAAGCAGTTCCGGAACTAATCGGGAAATTCAAAGGAATGAAAGGGAAAAAGCATGCCTCTGACCGACCTGAAGAAGTAAAAGAAGAGTCAGATAAAGAGGAAAAAGATTAA
- a CDS encoding glycoside hydrolase family 15 protein, with amino-acid sequence MNYLEAHRLYENSVKILSENQHEKGGFYASPPGTRYPFIYPRDHSMDILGAIDADLMDQARKGLEFMLNAQKPLGEFSQRYDIDGNDASYKDLQIDGNGLILYALGKYFEATGGSFFDKMADKKFIEEYWPVVEKAVGFILMNKNEEVDLIHTVNSIHEYPAYEHGFEIYANCACCAGVLEAVKMGEALGKDVSNWKEEGGKVRNAIMTRLYSPRRRSFIKCIRVKDKSSNPIGYDAFASSVIDVDAVEYAPAYFGLLPDSDVKIKSTVKRIHDNLWDKEIGGLNRYPEHWDRNNGGYGPWCHFTCELANHFINIDQKEMAEMYLGWVVDMAHEYQLPEHISTIERFEMWLEDYTNAKILRDSKMKMIEHVRAHPKWNDGLAYVTIPLIWPHAEYIRTYKNYMNKYG; translated from the coding sequence TTGAATTATCTGGAAGCCCACAGGCTTTATGAAAACAGTGTCAAGATTCTCAGTGAAAATCAGCACGAAAAGGGTGGATTTTATGCAAGTCCTCCCGGTACAAGATATCCTTTCATCTATCCCAGGGATCATTCGATGGATATCCTTGGTGCAATAGATGCTGACCTTATGGATCAGGCTCGCAAAGGGCTCGAATTTATGTTGAATGCGCAAAAGCCTCTGGGTGAGTTTTCCCAGCGCTATGATATAGACGGCAATGATGCAAGTTATAAGGATTTGCAGATAGACGGAAACGGTCTTATCCTTTATGCGCTGGGGAAGTATTTCGAGGCTACAGGTGGCTCATTTTTTGATAAGATGGCTGATAAGAAATTCATTGAAGAATACTGGCCTGTTGTCGAAAAAGCAGTCGGTTTTATCCTGATGAATAAAAATGAAGAAGTTGACCTTATTCATACGGTTAACAGTATTCATGAATATCCGGCTTATGAGCACGGTTTTGAGATTTATGCCAACTGTGCATGCTGTGCGGGTGTATTGGAAGCTGTGAAGATGGGCGAGGCACTGGGCAAGGACGTCTCAAATTGGAAGGAAGAAGGAGGAAAGGTCAGGAATGCCATCATGACACGTCTCTACAGTCCACGCAGGCGTTCCTTTATAAAATGTATCCGTGTGAAGGATAAGAGCAGTAATCCAATAGGTTATGACGCATTTGCCTCCAGTGTTATTGATGTGGATGCTGTGGAATATGCACCTGCTTATTTCGGTCTTCTCCCGGATTCGGATGTTAAAATAAAGTCTACTGTAAAACGAATTCATGATAATTTATGGGATAAGGAAATTGGCGGCCTGAACCGTTACCCTGAGCACTGGGATCGGAATAATGGTGGCTATGGTCCATGGTGCCATTTTACCTGTGAACTTGCAAACCATTTCATAAATATTGATCAAAAAGAAATGGCAGAAATGTACCTCGGATGGGTAGTTGATATGGCTCATGAGTACCAGTTACCTGAACATATTTCAACTATAGAACGGTTTGAGATGTGGCTGGAGGATTATACCAATGCCAAAATTCTCAGGGACAGCAAGATGAAGATGATAGAACACGTCCGTGCCCACCCCAAGTGGAATGATGGACTTGCGTACGTCACGATTCCACTGATCTGGCCTCATGCTGAATATATCCGGACCTACAAAAATTACATGAATAAGTACGGCTGA
- a CDS encoding (Fe-S)-binding protein — MINLQELADSCIECNKCLDVCPVTKVTCNDSFTPRAKISLLERIEAGKELTEDEMNNVYLSTRCGACDDVCPVDIPITDIIQRERQLLAEQGREPDKTGKICQNILVNNVPGHMDDAHRFDWVTNDLEIAEKSEIAYMGGCWVSFAQPEIARSTIQLLNAADIRPMLLEEEKCCGLFLIDNGHLDEAAEHARKYVDYIESQGIKKLVVSCPGCYEVIGKEYAKLGRKPEFEVVFSLDLFSDLVSKGRLQPRKTTGTVSLRDACPMRKENDVPRQLISAMGYSIEELFEGTVCCGAPAGVKPNFPEISGKIANLTLENLQEGNTLVSYCPFCQYHLEGVSGEPKPAIKDISTLLAEQTL; from the coding sequence ATGATAAATTTACAGGAACTTGCAGATTCATGTATCGAATGTAACAAATGTCTTGATGTATGTCCTGTTACAAAAGTTACGTGTAATGACTCTTTTACGCCCCGAGCAAAAATATCCCTGCTTGAACGTATTGAGGCAGGAAAAGAACTTACAGAAGATGAAATGAACAATGTGTATCTTTCGACACGTTGTGGGGCCTGTGATGATGTCTGTCCCGTGGACATTCCAATCACGGATATTATACAGAGGGAAAGACAACTGCTCGCAGAGCAGGGCAGGGAACCAGATAAAACCGGAAAGATCTGTCAGAACATTCTTGTAAATAATGTGCCTGGACACATGGATGATGCTCATCGTTTTGACTGGGTGACCAATGATCTGGAAATTGCTGAAAAATCAGAAATTGCTTACATGGGTGGCTGCTGGGTATCCTTTGCTCAGCCGGAGATTGCACGTTCAACGATACAATTACTGAATGCTGCAGATATCAGACCCATGTTACTTGAAGAGGAAAAATGCTGTGGCCTTTTCCTGATTGACAACGGTCATTTGGATGAAGCTGCAGAACATGCACGTAAATATGTGGATTACATCGAATCACAGGGAATAAAAAAACTGGTAGTCTCATGTCCGGGATGTTATGAGGTCATCGGGAAAGAGTATGCAAAATTAGGCAGAAAACCGGAATTCGAAGTGGTATTTTCTCTTGACCTCTTCAGTGATCTTGTCAGTAAAGGCAGACTGCAGCCACGTAAGACCACAGGTACGGTTTCTCTGAGGGATGCATGTCCCATGAGAAAGGAAAATGATGTTCCCAGACAGTTGATTTCAGCTATGGGATATTCCATAGAAGAACTGTTTGAAGGTACGGTTTGTTGTGGTGCACCGGCAGGTGTCAAACCCAATTTCCCGGAAATATCCGGTAAAATAGCAAATCTGACCCTTGAAAACCTTCAGGAAGGCAATACACTGGTAAGTTACTGTCCCTTTTGCCAGTATCATCTGGAAGGTGTTTCAGGAGAGCCAAAACCAGCGATAAAAGATATCTCTACGTTACTTGCAGAACAAACGCTTTAA